One Gossypium arboreum isolate Shixiya-1 chromosome 13, ASM2569848v2, whole genome shotgun sequence genomic window, AAgcttggccaaggtggatttggGTCTGTTTTTCGTGGAATCCTACCTTCAGGTTCTGAAGTTGCGGTGAAGCATCTTGTTGGTTTTGGTCCAGTTAAAAGTCCTTCACAGCTGAAGTTCAGACAATTGGAAGCAtccaccatttcaatttggtaaCTTTGGTTGGATTTTGTGCTGAAAAATCCAATAGGCTTTTAGTTTACAAGTACATGGCAAATGGCTCCCTAGATCAATGGATCTTCAACAAAAACCAAGAACCTGCTCTTGGATGGCAAATTAGAAAGAAGATAATTCTAGATATAGCCAAGGGATTGGCCTATCTTCATGAAGAATGCAACCAAAAGATACTTCACTTGGACATCAAATCTCAGAATATTCTTTTAGATGAGAATTTTAATGCTAAAGTTTCAGATTTCGGGTTATCTAAGCTAATTGGAAGAGACCAAAGTCGAGTTGTAACAACTATGAGGGGAACCCCTGGTTACATGGCTCCTGAATGGTTAAGCTCGGTCATAACTGAGAAAGTGCTATAGCTTTGGTATAGTAGTCTTGGAAATTCTGTGTGGGCGTCAAAACTTTCACAGCTCTCAACAAGTGGAAGATAGACATTTAGTCGGACTTTTTAGGAGAAAGCAAGAAATGGGGCAACTTATGGATTTAGTCGACAAGTGCAGCGATGATATGCTATCGAATGCAGCAGAAGTTGTAGAGATGATGAAGGTTACCGCATGGTGTTTACAAACTGAATATGCCAGGAGGCCTTCTATGTCCATAGTTGTGAAGCTTTTTGAGGGCTCAGTTGATGTTGTCAGTAACATGAATGAAGAAGATCTTTTAAATGGATTAACACATGAAGCTATGGAGACCTTTGCTTCAACAGTTCTACCCTCAATGTTATCTGGGCCAAGGTGATGATCATGGAGATGGACATCAATCTTCAAATATATTTCATCCAGATAGGATGTAAGTTAAGGTATGGAAACTCTTAATCAGCTTagtaaataaaattacaaaaaaaaggaCAAATATGAACATTAATCAGCTTCTTGTAAACCACCCAATACAACCGACCCCACAAACAAACCAGCTGCACCGACGACAAGTGCTCCAGCCACCACCACTTGCACCGCCACTAAACCCACCGAATCATCCGGTATGATCACGATCGCTGCCAACGCTGCCACTAAAGCCGGGAGTGCAGCAGAAGCCAACGTCGAAGGGGATACACCGGCCACCTTCTCCAACAAGCTGAGCAACCCAAGCTCCTCTGCTTTAGAGAAAACACCGAGTTTCTCTATCGATGAAAGGGTGAAACCAAGCTCCTCCGCCTTCGATAAAAGCCCAGCTTTTTCAACGTTGCTTAGAACTTTTCTCTTCTCAAGTTTCTTAAACACATCCACTTCAATTTCTTCACTTCCTTCGTAAAAAATCCCTGCTCCGAACCATTGTTTTTCCCATTCTGAGTCGTATTTGTTTAcctgaaaatgaataaataaaaccaaataaaaaaagaattgatggaaaattttctttattttttttcttgggAACCAAGCGGGGGGTACCTTCTTTTTGGGAGCCATGGAGACGACTGTTAATGGATTTTTGGCGGGAGAAAAGGGGTTAAATTGGAGTTTTTTGGAAGGAAACAGATTGGTGTGTTCGATTCTTGTAAGGTAAGAGACTGGGGATGGTGTAGAGACCGCCATTGATGAATCAAAGGTGACCTGAGTAGGGAAActtgttctttattattttttattggtGATGGTTATTGCCACGTTGGATGATATATGTAATCTCCACTTATGTCATGTCGG contains:
- the LOC128286682 gene encoding G-type lectin S-receptor-like serine/threonine-protein kinase SD2-5, with product MLGMPNRFSYEELKNVTNNFSNKLGQGGFGSVFRGILPSGSEVAVKHLVGFGPVKSPSQLKLLVYKYMANGSLDQWIFNKNQEPALGWQIRKKIILDIAKGLAYLHEECNQKILHLDIKSQNILLDENFNAKVSDFGLSKLIGRDQSRVVTTMRGTPGYMAPECSQQVEDRHLVGLFRRKQEMGQLMDLVDKCSDDMLSNAAEVVEMMKVTAWCLQTEYARRPSMSIVVKLFEGSVDVVSNMNEEDLLNGLTHEAMETFASTVLPSMLSGPR
- the LOC108461986 gene encoding uncharacterized protein LOC108461986; the protein is MAVSTPSPVSYLTRIEHTNLFPSKKLQFNPFSPAKNPLTVVSMAPKKKVNKYDSEWEKQWFGAGIFYEGSEEIEVDVFKKLEKRKVLSNVEKAGLLSKAEELGFTLSSIEKLGVFSKAEELGLLSLLEKVAGVSPSTLASAALPALVAALAAIVIIPDDSVGLVAVQVVVAGALVVGAAGLFVGSVVLGGLQEAD